Proteins from one Thermococcus sp. M36 genomic window:
- a CDS encoding iron ABC transporter permease has translation MDYEGYIARKLFIGLFLFLAILLVSLYSLSHGSYYLSIREVVDALIGRGSESAILVVWKIRLPRIVAGLLVGAALAVAGAVMQGFLRNPLATPFTMGVSHGAMFGASLAIILGAGYTESSGRISLDNPYAVVLFAFMGAMVAVGIILLLARLKELSPEAIILAGVAMSSLFVALTTLVQYFADELQLAAMVYWSFGDLGRATWREDGMMLLVFVPVFVYFVIKRWDLNASAIGEEVAKSVGVDVERVRLVSTFLAALITAVSVAFVGVIGFIGLIAPHAVRLVAGGDYRFLVPLSALAGALLLITADAAARLVLAPIMLPVGIVTSFLGAPAFIYLLIRMEGRR, from the coding sequence ATGGACTACGAGGGGTACATAGCAAGAAAGCTCTTTATCGGCCTCTTTTTATTCCTCGCAATCCTTCTTGTTAGCCTGTACTCCCTCTCCCATGGTTCTTATTACCTCTCCATTCGGGAAGTGGTGGACGCTCTTATCGGCAGGGGGAGCGAGAGCGCCATTCTCGTTGTCTGGAAGATCCGCCTGCCACGCATAGTGGCCGGACTCCTCGTGGGGGCTGCCCTAGCGGTGGCCGGTGCAGTCATGCAGGGCTTCCTGAGGAACCCTCTGGCGACGCCCTTCACGATGGGTGTCTCCCACGGGGCGATGTTCGGCGCCTCCTTAGCCATAATCCTCGGCGCGGGCTACACCGAGAGCTCGGGAAGGATATCGCTCGACAACCCCTACGCAGTAGTTTTATTCGCTTTCATGGGTGCCATGGTTGCGGTAGGAATAATCCTGCTCCTGGCGAGGCTCAAGGAGCTCTCTCCCGAAGCCATAATCCTGGCAGGAGTGGCCATGAGCTCCCTCTTCGTTGCCCTCACGACGCTTGTCCAGTACTTCGCGGACGAACTCCAATTAGCTGCTATGGTCTACTGGAGCTTCGGCGACCTCGGACGGGCCACCTGGCGGGAGGACGGCATGATGCTCCTGGTTTTCGTCCCGGTGTTCGTCTACTTCGTCATAAAAAGGTGGGATTTGAACGCGTCAGCCATAGGCGAGGAGGTCGCTAAAAGCGTCGGCGTTGACGTCGAAAGGGTCCGCCTGGTATCTACGTTCCTCGCCGCCCTCATAACTGCCGTGAGCGTCGCCTTCGTCGGGGTGATAGGCTTCATCGGCCTGATAGCACCCCACGCGGTAAGGCTCGTCGCCGGCGGCGACTACCGCTTCCTCGTACCCCTCTCGGCCCTGGCGGGGGCTCTACTCCTCATTACCGCAGATGCCGCCGCGAGACTGGTTCTCGCTCCGATTATGCTCCCGGTTGGAATCGTGACTTCATTCCTTGGGGCCCCGGCTTTCATTTACCTCCTAATAAGGATGGAGGGAAGAAGATGA
- a CDS encoding ABC transporter ATP-binding protein, translated as MKAVRTRGLSFSYNGTDILKGIDLEVEEGEFVAILGPNGAGKSTLLKCISGILNCRGVEVFERPIEEYSRDELAKLVAYVSQRTEPGFMTVFDSVLLGRRPYMGLRPSKRDIEAVRNALRRLGIEGLALKTTNKLSGGELQKVSIARALAQEPKVLMMDEPTNNLDIRSQLEVMRIAREFLKGGGTVIVVMHEVNLAMRFAKRLVFMKGGKIVADGGIEVLDRKLFREVYGVDVEVGKVRGIPVVLPL; from the coding sequence ATGAAGGCCGTAAGAACTAGGGGGCTCAGCTTCTCCTACAACGGCACCGATATCCTGAAGGGGATAGACCTGGAAGTCGAGGAGGGAGAGTTCGTCGCTATCCTCGGGCCTAATGGAGCCGGAAAGAGCACCCTCCTGAAGTGCATCTCCGGAATCCTGAACTGCCGGGGCGTCGAGGTGTTCGAGAGACCCATAGAGGAATACTCCCGGGACGAACTAGCAAAGCTGGTAGCGTACGTCTCCCAAAGGACCGAACCCGGCTTCATGACGGTGTTTGACAGTGTTCTCCTCGGAAGGAGGCCGTACATGGGGCTGAGGCCCTCAAAGAGGGATATAGAGGCAGTTAGGAACGCGCTGAGGAGGCTGGGAATAGAGGGCCTCGCCCTCAAAACCACCAACAAACTGAGCGGAGGTGAGCTCCAGAAGGTGAGCATAGCGAGGGCCCTAGCCCAGGAGCCGAAGGTTCTGATGATGGACGAGCCCACAAACAACCTCGACATAAGGAGCCAGCTCGAGGTGATGAGGATAGCGAGGGAGTTCTTAAAGGGAGGGGGGACGGTGATCGTGGTCATGCACGAGGTAAACCTCGCCATGCGCTTCGCGAAGAGGTTAGTCTTCATGAAGGGTGGGAAGATAGTCGCGGACGGTGGGATCGAGGTTCTTGATAGGAAGCTCTTCAGGGAAGTCTACGGTGTGGACGTTGAGGTGGGGAAAGTCAGGGGCATTCCAGTCGTGCTCCCGCTTTGA